One Campylobacter sputorum subsp. sputorum DNA segment encodes these proteins:
- a CDS encoding c-type cytochrome translates to MYKTCANCHGINGDSPALGKSAAINLMNEEQISQALNGYLDGSYGGELKIVMKVEAQKLTKEEIQSVAKYIQTLKK, encoded by the coding sequence ATTTATAAAACTTGTGCAAACTGCCATGGTATAAATGGAGATAGTCCAGCTCTTGGTAAAAGTGCTGCTATAAATTTAATGAACGAAGAGCAGATATCACAAGCTCTTAATGGATATTTAGATGGAAGCTATGGCGGAGAGTTAAAAATTGTTATGAAAGTGGAAGCACAAAAACTAACAAAAGAAGAGATACAAAGCGTTGCAAAATATATACAAACACTAAAAAAATAA
- the rdgB gene encoding RdgB/HAM1 family non-canonical purine NTP pyrophosphatase translates to MKIIVATGNKNKVKEIKDFYKNYEIYALDEIIKPFEIIENGDSFAKNALIKANAVFDKLSNQQKDEFIVLSDDSGICVDILNGEPGIYSARYSGENATDIKNRQKLISKLNELSLNATPAHYTACIAIACKFGSYTTHGWMYGKIINEERGENGFGYDFMFIANGFDKTIGELDEKTKLKISHRSNGLRNADFIIQSLKKYYEV, encoded by the coding sequence TTGAAAATAATAGTCGCAACTGGCAATAAAAACAAAGTAAAAGAGATAAAAGATTTTTATAAAAATTATGAAATTTACGCACTAGATGAGATAATAAAACCATTTGAAATAATAGAAAATGGCGATAGTTTCGCAAAAAATGCTCTTATAAAAGCAAATGCCGTTTTTGATAAACTTAGCAATCAGCAAAAAGATGAATTTATAGTTTTAAGCGATGATAGCGGCATTTGCGTGGATATATTAAACGGTGAGCCAGGAATTTACTCAGCAAGATATAGCGGAGAAAATGCAACAGATATCAAAAATAGACAAAAACTTATATCAAAGCTAAATGAATTAAGCTTAAATGCAACACCAGCACATTATACAGCCTGTATAGCAATAGCCTGTAAATTTGGTAGTTACACAACTCATGGATGGATGTATGGTAAGATCATAAATGAAGAACGCGGAGAAAATGGCTTTGGATATGATTTCATGTTTATCGCAAATGGATTTGACAAAACCATAGGCGAACTTGATGAGAAAACAAAATTAAAAATTTCTCATAGATCAAATGGTTTAAGAAATGCCGATTTTATTATACAAAGTTTAAAAAAATATTACGAGGTATAA
- the aroC gene encoding chorismate synthase codes for MNTFGTRLRLSTFGESHGVAIGGMLDGLPSNVKIDESFIQNELDKRKPGGKFATSRKESDKVQILSGVFDGLSTGCPIGFIIHNENQKSSHYENIKDIFRPGHADYTYFMKFGTRDYRGGGRSSARESAIRVCGGAISQLLLSNFDINVQSAVYSVGNISSKFENIDFKYAQNSEIYACSKEFEDKFKQEIINAKNSHNSVGGSVITKITGAMAGLGEVLYAKFDAKLAEAMMGINGVKGVEIGNGINSAKSNGFENNDFMDKNGFLTNHSGGILGGITNGNEIIIKTHFKPTPSIFLQEPTIDINLKECICELKGRHDPCIAIRGSVVATAMARLVCADMLLLNASANLENLKKIYKD; via the coding sequence ATGAATACTTTTGGCACAAGGCTTAGGCTTAGCACTTTTGGAGAAAGTCACGGCGTGGCAATCGGGGGTATGCTAGATGGTTTGCCATCAAATGTAAAGATAGATGAGAGCTTTATACAAAATGAACTTGATAAAAGAAAACCTGGGGGTAAATTTGCAACTTCAAGAAAAGAAAGCGATAAGGTGCAAATTTTAAGTGGTGTTTTTGACGGATTAAGCACCGGCTGTCCAATTGGCTTTATAATACACAATGAAAATCAAAAATCATCCCATTATGAGAACATAAAAGATATCTTTCGCCCAGGACACGCTGATTATACATATTTTATGAAATTTGGTACAAGAGATTATAGAGGTGGCGGGAGAAGTAGTGCAAGAGAAAGTGCAATAAGAGTGTGTGGCGGGGCTATATCACAACTTTTGCTATCAAATTTTGATATAAATGTTCAAAGTGCAGTTTATAGTGTAGGGAATATATCATCAAAATTTGAAAATATAGATTTTAAATACGCACAAAATTCCGAAATTTATGCTTGTTCAAAAGAGTTTGAAGATAAATTTAAACAAGAGATAATAAATGCAAAAAACTCTCACAACAGTGTAGGTGGAAGCGTTATAACCAAAATAACTGGGGCTATGGCTGGACTTGGCGAGGTATTGTATGCTAAATTTGATGCTAAATTAGCAGAAGCTATGATGGGTATAAATGGGGTAAAGGGCGTTGAGATAGGAAATGGTATAAACTCAGCTAAAAGTAATGGCTTTGAAAACAATGATTTTATGGATAAAAATGGCTTTTTAACTAACCATAGTGGCGGCATACTTGGTGGAATTACAAATGGCAATGAAATAATCATAAAAACTCACTTTAAGCCAACTCCATCAATATTTTTACAAGAACCAACAATAGATATAAATTTAAAAGAGTGCATTTGCGAACTAAAAGGCAGACATGATCCTTGTATAGCAATTCGTGGAAGTGTCGTAGCAACAGCAATGGCAAGACTAGTATGTGCAGATATGCTACTTCTAAATGCAAGTGCAAATTTAGAAAATTTAAAGAAAATTTACAAGGATTAA
- the rnc gene encoding ribonuclease III — translation MMKLDKIQNLLGYKFKNEALLINALTHKSCKKKHSNERLEFLGDAVMDLIVAEYLCNKFKDMNEGDLSKLRAALVNEKSFAALASLIDLQNHIILSSAEENNKGRQKPSLLSDAFEAIMGAIYIESGIEKAKEVAINLLKKEYENINLKTISKDYKTRLQEITQATYGKTPQYVLISSKGPDHKKEFTMALMLDNKEISSASGTSKKEAEQNAAKLAIEILSKGKK, via the coding sequence ATTATGAAATTAGACAAAATTCAAAACTTACTTGGTTATAAATTTAAAAATGAAGCTCTACTCATAAATGCATTAACACACAAAAGTTGCAAAAAAAAGCATAGCAATGAAAGGCTTGAGTTTTTAGGCGATGCTGTTATGGATCTAATAGTAGCTGAGTATCTTTGTAATAAATTTAAAGATATGAATGAAGGAGATTTATCAAAACTAAGGGCGGCTTTAGTAAATGAAAAAAGCTTTGCAGCACTTGCTTCTTTGATAGATTTGCAAAATCATATCATATTATCAAGTGCAGAAGAAAACAATAAAGGAAGACAAAAGCCATCTTTATTATCAGACGCATTTGAAGCGATAATGGGGGCTATTTACATAGAAAGCGGCATAGAAAAAGCAAAAGAAGTAGCCATAAATTTACTAAAAAAAGAGTATGAAAATATAAATTTAAAAACTATCAGCAAAGATTATAAAACAAGGCTTCAAGAAATTACTCAAGCAACTTATGGCAAAACACCGCAATATGTTTTAATATCTTCAAAAGGACCGGATCATAAAAAAGAATTTACAATGGCTTTAATGCTTGATAACAAAGAAATATCCAGCGCTAGCGGTACAAGCAAAAAAGAAGCCGAACAAAATGCAGCTAAACTTGCCATAGAAATTCTATCAAAAGGAAAGAAATGA
- the rnhA gene encoding ribonuclease HI, with protein sequence MKIVKLFSDGSCLGNPGVGGWAYILEYNEYQKKDSGTSEKTTNNQMELTAAIMGIKALKEPCEIKLFTDSSYVANAINSWLKNWIKKDFKKVQNVELWKEYIKVSSIHNIKAFWVKGHSGHPQNEECDKMARDAANKLKNG encoded by the coding sequence ATGAAAATAGTGAAACTTTTTAGCGATGGAAGTTGCCTTGGAAATCCAGGAGTTGGGGGCTGGGCTTATATACTAGAATACAATGAATACCAAAAAAAAGATAGTGGTACAAGTGAAAAAACAACAAATAATCAAATGGAATTAACAGCAGCTATAATGGGCATAAAAGCATTAAAAGAGCCTTGTGAAATAAAGCTTTTTACTGATAGTTCTTATGTAGCAAATGCCATAAATTCTTGGCTTAAAAACTGGATAAAAAAAGATTTTAAAAAGGTGCAAAATGTTGAGCTTTGGAAAGAGTATATAAAAGTAAGCTCGATACATAATATAAAGGCATTTTGGGTTAAAGGGCATAGTGGTCATCCGCAAAATGAAGAGTGTGATAAAATGGCAAGAGATGCGGCAAATAAATTAAAAAATGGATAG
- a CDS encoding tetratricopeptide repeat protein — protein sequence MENFFIEYRDPIFGLIVLIGVFFLIAFFSYIWGILGTKDDKKKIQNFIKKFESTPGLNDEHKKLLFDIDLDAHSFAVLAQTFAKSGSFEKAIVIYLVAIEKNSKKQEKIELLVELGKVYFKAGFLQRAEDVFLDTLKLKPRNQEALTYLMLIYESFKKFDKAMEVLDALEEQGANVDKNKIYIQINEIIAQKIPLEEKIEKILNFDDESEISKRACMELLLKNGKKLSEFKNLPSIDGVIDILWHDNEIVNLQDEEYKALYFAKGMINEQAKSKFFEINAVGILRQNNYNCADISFSYMCKNCKNSLPMHFYRCPICHSLDGVNISMNITKSYNENSETF from the coding sequence TTGGAAAATTTTTTTATAGAGTATCGTGATCCTATTTTTGGGCTTATAGTCTTGATTGGTGTGTTTTTTTTAATAGCATTTTTTAGCTATATTTGGGGAATTTTAGGCACAAAAGATGACAAAAAAAAGATACAAAATTTCATAAAAAAATTTGAAAGCACACCAGGTTTAAACGATGAGCATAAAAAATTGCTTTTTGATATAGATTTAGACGCACACTCATTTGCAGTTTTAGCCCAAACTTTCGCAAAAAGCGGAAGCTTTGAAAAAGCTATCGTGATATATCTTGTTGCGATTGAAAAAAATAGCAAAAAACAAGAAAAAATAGAGCTTTTAGTAGAGCTTGGAAAAGTTTATTTTAAAGCCGGTTTTTTGCAAAGAGCCGAAGATGTTTTTTTAGACACTTTAAAACTAAAACCTAGAAATCAAGAGGCACTAACATACCTAATGCTAATATATGAAAGTTTTAAAAAATTTGATAAAGCTATGGAAGTTTTAGATGCATTAGAAGAACAAGGTGCAAATGTAGATAAAAACAAAATTTATATACAAATAAATGAGATAATAGCTCAAAAAATACCTCTTGAAGAAAAGATAGAAAAGATTTTAAATTTCGATGATGAATCTGAAATTTCAAAAAGAGCGTGTATGGAACTTTTGCTTAAAAATGGCAAAAAACTGAGTGAATTTAAAAATTTACCAAGTATAGATGGGGTTATAGACATACTTTGGCATGATAATGAAATCGTAAATTTACAAGATGAAGAGTATAAGGCTTTGTATTTCGCAAAAGGTATGATAAACGAACAGGCTAAAAGTAAATTTTTTGAAATTAATGCTGTTGGAATTTTAAGGCAAAATAATTACAATTGTGCCGATATAAGTTTTTCATATATGTGTAAAAACTGCAAAAATTCACTTCCTATGCATTTTTACAGATGTCCGATATGCCATAGTTTAGATGGTGTAAATATAAGTATGAATATAACAAAGAGTTATAATGAAAATAGTGAAACTTTTTAG
- a CDS encoding calcium-binding protein, with translation MATRIANSNDLKITIKNSNDSLYINNAYNNFNIKFSFSDNTILTLNDIALQVDDDDNSNNLKGYNSNDIIYGNGGDDTIEGYGGDDTLYGGIDNDTLLGGDGKDTLYGNEGGDKLHGGNDDDILNGNEGNDYLYGNNGNDTLLGGEGSDKLYGEYGNDTLIGGKGNDYLDGGYNDDTYIFARGDGQDIISDNSGNNIIKFQEGIAKEDILATRIANSNDLKITIKIVMIAYI, from the coding sequence TTGGCAACAAGAATAGCAAATAGTAATGACTTAAAAATAACAATAAAAAATAGTAATGATAGCTTATATATAAACAATGCATACAATAATTTTAATATTAAATTTAGCTTTAGTGATAATACAATCTTAACATTAAATGATATTGCATTACAAGTAGATGACGATGATAATAGCAATAATCTAAAAGGATACAATTCTAATGATATAATTTATGGCAATGGTGGAGATGATACCATAGAAGGATATGGAGGAGATGATACCCTTTATGGTGGAATAGATAATGACACTTTATTAGGCGGAGATGGTAAAGACACGCTATATGGAAACGAAGGTGGCGATAAACTTCATGGTGGAAATGATGATGATATCTTAAATGGAAATGAAGGCAATGATTATCTTTATGGCAATAACGGCAATGACACTTTATTAGGCGGAGAAGGTAGCGATAAACTTTATGGTGAATATGGAAATGATACTTTAATTGGTGGAAAAGGTAATGATTATCTTGATGGAGGCTATAATGATGACACCTATATATTTGCTAGAGGAGATGGGCAAGATATTATAAGTGATAATTCTGGAAATAATATAATTAAATTTCAAGAAGGTATTGCTAAAGAAGATATTTTGGCAACAAGAATAGCAAATAGTAATGACTTAAAAATAACAATAAAAATAGTAATGATAGCTTATATATAA
- a CDS encoding calcium-binding protein, with translation MQGYAYTRDNNGTKEVVVFDKNTGKTVALASFSGYLALSGGMISKGLEAAGSVTKGTIIGKIYAITDGVISGVFDKQGNPDKNSTDVIGTSATAMLIGEIGAVAGSFIPGIGTTIGAVIGGVVGAIAGSVVGENAYEGIIDAISKAIDLADEAAKRINNFFDNKNPLPPFMDNKSTIPSFPLSQFENPFTLPTIYDPLILDLDNDGIETTTLDNGVYFDHNSDNISFKTSWVGNDDALLVVDKNLNNQIDDGNELFGNFTKLNNTNNHAINGFHALKEYDTNKDNIIDINDKEFKTLKLWQDKNSNALVDDNELFSLEEKGIKSINLNHKISNEIINTDNTKELTSTFTKFDGTTGEIADINLKVNKVDSIYKKDTILDEKYINLPYIKGYGFLRDLNKAASLSTSLYNTLKTYINATTKDEQIKLLQTLVKEWSDTTSKNNSYSLQKSTIINNNMPEIKIINLVDKLNSDTSINKDIIYNEIINLSKNSSDERFKDGNYLIEILKNNNNQLPNSYTAYKNIRLTPSENNSMMNEKIDDGLLKEFDSIKYKLQIIDNFRGEVTPTLYYNTNSDIKDIINNINKAYDDILDFTYKSLLTQTRLKEYIGLIDLNIEETTNSNDNNISYKFNLNYDKAISKFNEINKTDPKKAFTDLADFITLFENKNDIVELASLFSNFINQASKDGNLNEYKDLIYKYNTLTYIIAEQKNSNIKGYNSNDIIYGNGGDDTIEGYGGDDTLYGGIDNDTLLGGDGKDTLYGNEGGDKLHGGNDDDILNGNEGNDYLYGNNGNDTLLGGEGSDKLYGEYGNDTLIGGKGNDYLDGGYNDDTYIFARGDGQDIISDNSGNNIIKFQEGIAKEDILATRIANSNDLKITIKNSNDSLYINNAYNNFNIKFSFSDNTILTLNDIALQVDDDDNSNNLKGYNSNDIIYGNGGDDTIEGYGGDDTLYGGIDNDTLLGGDGKDTLYGNEGGDKLHGGNDDDILNGNEGNDYLYGNNGNDTLLGGEGSDKLYGEYGNDTLIGGKGNDYLDGGYNDDTYIFARGDGQDIISDNSGNNIIKFQEGIAKEDILATRIANSNDLKITIKNSNDSLYINNAYNNFNIKFSFSDNTILTLNDIALQVDDDDNSNNLKGYNSNDIIYGNGGDDTIEGYGGDDTLYGGIDNDTLLGGDGKDTLYGNEGGDKLHGGNDDDILNGNEGNDYLYGNNGNDTLLGGEGSDKLYGEYGNDTLIGGKGNDYLDGGYNDDTYIFARGDGQDIISDNSGNNIIKFQEGIAKEDILATRIANSNDLKITIKNSNDSLYINNAYNNFNIKFSFSDNTILTLNDIALQVDDDDNSNNLKGYNSNDIIYGNGGDDTIEGYGGDDTLYGGIDNDTLLGGDGKDTLYGNEGGDKLHGGNDDDILNGNEGNDYLYGNNGNDTLLGGEGSDKLYGEYGNDTLIGGKGNDYLDGGYNDDTYIFARGDGQDIISDNSGNNIIKFQEGIAKEDILATRIANSNDLKITIKNSNDSLYINNAYNNFNIKFSFSDNTILTLNDIALQVDDDDNSNNLKGYNSNDIIYGNGGDDTIEGYGGDDTLYGGIDNDTLLGGDGKDTLYGNEGGDKLHGGNDDDILNGNEGNDYLYGNNGNDTLLGGEGSDKLYGEYGNDTLIGGKGNDYLDGGYNDDTYIFARGDGQDIISDNSGNNIIKFQEGIAKEDILATRIANSNDLKITIKNSNDSLYINNAYNNFNIKFSFSDNTILTLNDIALQVDDDDNSNNLKGYNSNDIIYGNGGDDTIEGYGGDDTLYGGIDNDTLLGGDGKDTLYGNEGGDKLHGGNDDDILNGNEGNDYLYGNNGNDTLLGGEGSDKLYGEYGNDTLIGGKGNDYLDGGYNDDTYIFARGDGQDIISDNSGNNIIKFQEGIAKEDILATRIANSNDLKITIKIVMIAYI, from the coding sequence ATGCAAGGATATGCTTACACAAGAGACAACAATGGAACAAAAGAGGTAGTTGTATTTGATAAGAATACTGGAAAAACAGTAGCACTAGCTAGTTTTAGTGGATATTTAGCTCTTAGTGGAGGCATGATAAGTAAAGGATTAGAAGCAGCTGGTTCTGTTACTAAAGGAACTATAATTGGTAAAATATATGCAATAACTGATGGAGTTATCTCTGGTGTTTTTGATAAACAAGGAAATCCAGATAAAAATTCTACAGATGTAATTGGAACTTCTGCAACTGCAATGTTAATAGGGGAAATTGGTGCAGTTGCCGGTTCTTTTATTCCAGGTATAGGAACAACTATTGGCGCAGTAATAGGTGGAGTTGTTGGTGCTATTGCCGGTTCTGTTGTAGGAGAAAATGCTTATGAAGGAATTATAGATGCAATATCAAAAGCTATAGATTTAGCCGATGAAGCGGCAAAGCGTATAAATAATTTTTTCGACAATAAAAATCCCCTCCCACCCTTCATGGATAACAAATCTACAATTCCTAGTTTTCCACTAAGTCAATTTGAAAACCCCTTTACCCTCCCAACCATCTATGACCCACTTATCCTTGATTTAGATAATGATGGTATAGAAACAACTACTTTAGATAATGGTGTATATTTTGATCATAACTCAGATAATATAAGTTTTAAAACTTCATGGGTTGGTAATGATGATGCTCTTCTTGTAGTAGATAAAAATTTAAATAATCAAATAGATGATGGAAATGAACTATTTGGAAATTTTACAAAACTAAATAATACAAATAACCATGCAATCAATGGCTTTCATGCTCTAAAAGAGTATGACACAAATAAAGATAATATAATAGATATAAATGATAAAGAATTTAAAACTCTTAAACTATGGCAAGATAAAAACTCTAATGCTTTAGTAGATGATAATGAGCTTTTTAGTTTGGAAGAAAAAGGTATAAAATCTATAAATTTAAATCACAAAATATCAAATGAAATTATTAATACTGATAACACTAAAGAACTAACTTCAACATTTACTAAATTTGATGGCACAACTGGTGAAATAGCAGATATTAATCTTAAAGTTAATAAGGTTGATTCAATATATAAAAAAGATACTATTCTTGATGAGAAATATATAAACTTACCTTATATAAAAGGATATGGTTTTTTAAGAGATTTAAATAAAGCTGCCTCTCTTTCTACTTCTTTATATAATACTTTAAAAACCTATATTAATGCAACTACTAAAGATGAACAAATTAAACTATTACAAACCTTAGTAAAAGAGTGGTCAGATACTACTAGTAAGAATAACTCATACTCTTTACAAAAATCTACCATTATAAATAATAATATGCCTGAAATTAAGATTATAAACCTAGTAGATAAATTAAATAGCGATACTAGTATAAATAAAGATATCATTTATAATGAAATAATTAATCTAAGTAAAAATTCAAGTGATGAAAGATTTAAAGATGGAAATTATTTAATAGAAATACTTAAAAACAATAACAATCAACTTCCAAACTCTTATACTGCATATAAAAACATAAGACTAACTCCTTCTGAAAATAACTCTATGATGAATGAAAAAATAGATGATGGTTTACTTAAAGAATTTGACTCTATAAAATATAAACTTCAAATCATTGATAATTTTAGAGGTGAAGTTACACCAACACTTTATTATAATACAAATAGTGATATAAAAGATATAATAAATAATATAAACAAAGCTTACGATGATATACTAGACTTTACTTATAAATCTTTACTAACACAAACTAGGCTTAAAGAGTATATCGGTTTAATAGACTTAAACATAGAAGAGACCACAAATTCAAATGACAATAACATTAGTTATAAATTTAATCTAAACTATGATAAAGCTATTTCTAAATTTAATGAAATAAATAAAACTGATCCTAAAAAAGCATTCACTGATTTAGCAGATTTTATAACTCTTTTTGAGAATAAAAATGATATAGTAGAACTTGCTTCACTATTTAGTAACTTTATAAATCAAGCTAGTAAAGATGGTAATTTAAATGAATACAAAGATTTAATTTATAAATACAATACTTTAACATATATCATAGCAGAACAAAAAAATAGTAATATAAAAGGATACAATTCTAATGATATAATTTATGGCAATGGTGGAGATGATACCATAGAAGGATATGGAGGAGATGATACCCTTTATGGTGGAATAGATAATGACACTTTATTAGGCGGAGATGGTAAAGACACGCTATATGGAAACGAAGGTGGCGATAAACTTCATGGTGGAAATGATGATGATATCTTAAATGGAAATGAAGGCAATGATTATCTTTATGGCAATAACGGCAATGACACTTTATTAGGCGGAGAAGGTAGCGATAAACTTTATGGTGAATATGGAAATGATACTTTAATTGGTGGAAAAGGTAATGATTATCTTGATGGAGGCTATAATGATGACACCTATATATTTGCTAGAGGAGATGGGCAAGATATTATAAGTGATAATTCTGGAAATAATATAATTAAATTTCAAGAAGGTATTGCTAAAGAAGATATTTTGGCAACAAGAATAGCAAATAGTAATGACTTAAAAATAACAATAAAAAATAGTAATGATAGCTTATATATAAACAATGCATACAATAATTTTAATATTAAATTTAGCTTTAGTGATAATACAATCTTAACATTAAATGATATTGCATTACAAGTAGATGACGATGATAATAGCAATAATCTAAAAGGATACAATTCTAATGATATAATTTATGGCAATGGTGGAGATGATACCATAGAAGGATATGGAGGAGATGATACCCTTTATGGTGGAATAGATAATGACACTTTATTAGGCGGAGATGGTAAAGACACGCTATATGGAAACGAAGGTGGCGATAAACTTCATGGTGGAAATGATGATGATATCTTAAATGGAAATGAAGGCAATGATTATCTTTATGGCAATAACGGCAATGACACTTTATTAGGCGGAGAAGGTAGCGATAAACTTTATGGTGAATATGGAAATGATACTTTAATTGGTGGAAAAGGTAATGATTATCTTGATGGAGGCTATAATGATGACACCTATATATTTGCTAGAGGAGATGGGCAAGATATTATAAGTGATAATTCTGGAAATAATATAATTAAATTTCAAGAAGGTATTGCTAAAGAAGATATTTTGGCAACAAGAATAGCAAATAGTAATGACTTAAAAATAACAATAAAAAATAGTAATGATAGCTTATATATAAACAATGCATACAATAATTTTAATATTAAATTTAGCTTTAGTGATAATACAATCTTAACATTAAATGATATTGCATTACAAGTAGATGACGATGATAATAGCAATAATCTAAAAGGATACAATTCTAATGATATAATTTATGGCAATGGTGGAGATGATACCATAGAAGGATATGGAGGAGATGATACCCTTTATGGTGGAATAGATAATGACACTTTATTAGGCGGAGATGGTAAAGACACGCTATATGGAAACGAAGGTGGCGATAAACTTCATGGTGGAAATGATGATGATATCTTAAATGGAAATGAAGGCAATGATTATCTTTATGGCAATAACGGCAATGACACTTTATTAGGCGGAGAAGGTAGCGATAAACTTTATGGTGAATATGGAAATGATACTTTAATTGGTGGAAAAGGTAATGATTATCTTGATGGAGGCTATAATGATGACACCTATATATTTGCTAGAGGAGATGGGCAAGATATTATAAGTGATAATTCTGGAAATAATATAATTAAATTTCAAGAAGGTATTGCTAAAGAAGATATTTTGGCAACAAGAATAGCAAATAGTAATGACTTAAAAATAACAATAAAAAATAGTAATGATAGCTTATATATAAACAATGCATACAATAATTTTAATATTAAATTTAGCTTTAGTGATAATACAATCTTAACATTAAATGATATTGCATTACAAGTAGATGACGATGATAATAGCAATAATCTAAAAGGATACAATTCTAATGATATAATTTATGGCAATGGTGGAGATGATACCATAGAAGGATATGGAGGAGATGATACCCTTTATGGTGGAATAGATAATGACACTTTATTAGGCGGAGATGGTAAAGACACGCTATATGGAAACGAAGGTGGCGATAAACTTCATGGTGGAAATGATGATGATATCTTAAATGGAAATGAAGGCAATGATTATCTTTATGGCAATAACGGCAATGACACTTTATTAGGCGGAGAAGGTAGCGATAAACTTTATGGTGAATATGGAAATGATACTTTAATTGGTGGAAAAGGTAATGATTATCTTGATGGAGGCTATAATGATGACACCTATATATTTGCTAGAGGAGATGGGCAAGATATTATAAGTGATAATTCTGGAAATAATATAATTAAATTTCAAGAAGGTATTGCTAAAGAAGATATTTTGGCAACAAGAATAGCAAATAGTAATGACTTAAAAATAACAATAAAAAATAGTAATGATAGCTTATATATAAACAATGCATACAATAATTTTAATATTAAATTTAGCTTTAGTGATAATACAATCTTAACATTAAATGATATTGCATTACAAGTAGATGACGATGATAATAGCAATAATCTAAAAGGATACAATTCTAATGATATAATTTATGGCAATGGTGGAGATGATACCATAGAAGGATATGGAGGAGATGATACCCTTTATGGTGGAATAGATAATGACACTTTATTAGGCGGAGATGGTAAAGACACGCTATATGGAAACGAAGGTGGCGATAAACTTCATGGTGGAAATGATGATGATATCTTAAATGGAAATGAAGGCAATGATTATCTTTATGGCAATAACGGCAATGACACTTTATTAGGCGGAGAAGGTAGCGATAAACTTTATGGTGAATATGGAAATGATACTTTAATTGGTGGAAAAGGTAATGATTATCTTGATGGAGGCTATAATGATGACACCTATATATTTGCTAGAGGAGATGGGCAAGATATTATAAGTGATAATTCTGGAAATAATATAATTAAATTTCAAGAAGGTATTGCTAAAGAAGATATTTTGGCAACAAGAATAGCAAATAGTAATGACTTAAAAATAACAATAAAAAATAGTAATGATAGCTTATATATAAACAATGCATACAATAATTTTAATATTAAATTTAGCTTTAGTGATAATACAATCTTAACATTAAATGATATTGCATTACAAGTAGATGACGATGATAATAGCAATAATCTAAAAGGATACAATTCTAATGATATAATTTATGGCAATGGTGGAGATGATACCATAGAAGGATATGGAGGAGATGATACCCTTTATGGTGGAATAGATAATGACACTTTATTAGGCGGAGATGGTAAAGACACGCTATATGGAAACGAAGGTGGCGATAAACTTCATGGTGGAAATGATGATGATATCTTAAATGGAAATGAAGGCAATGATTATCTTTATGGCAATAACGGCAATGACACTTTATTAGGCGGAGAAGGTAGCGATAAACTTTATGGTGAATATGGAAATGATACTTTAATTGGTGGAAAAGGTAATGATTATCTTGATGGAGGCTATAATGATGACACCTATATATTTGCTAGAGGAGATGGGCAAGATATTATAAGTGATAATTCTGGAAATAATATAATTAAATTTCAAGAAGGTATTGCTAAAGAAGATATTTTGGCAACAAGAATAGCAAATAGTAATGACTTAAAAATAACAATAAAAATAGTAATGATAGCTTATATATAA